DNA from Brassica napus cultivar Da-Ae chromosome C4, Da-Ae, whole genome shotgun sequence:
TTAACCTCAAgtagggttgaatggaccaccaaaGAGATGAACCGCAAGCTGGAACTGATCggaacgcgagctgtctgattgCTGAGatcgggaacgcgagctgtcAACGTGCTGATCGGGTCGCGAGCTGTCTGAGATCGTCTTGTTTGCGAGCTGAGGTTGAACAAGCCGAgatcgtctgagctaggatcaggaacgccttgagCTGAAGCTTATCAGTAACAGATTGCAAACAAGGATCGGGAAGTAAGGTTTCGCGATCGGGATTAGGATGGTTTGCCGGTAAGGATGTTCGCcgattagggttagggttttaggcggTTTGttttagcttagggatttagattctatcgtgctgataacgtgttgtgaaactagaaaatataatctatgtttctgtattattcataaacataaggagccctttatatatagggaattacaccgtcatagaataatggaaagactaaagaaaggaaatacaaatatggaaagagtacaaatcataatctaataaggaaaagacaagatgccgattctctctctctctctctctctctctctagcattgggccggttatgaaccgggccggttatggacatccacaatatgatttataacaatatcATGCTTTTGTACTGAATGTAATAAGAGatgctatatttttttttttgacatcaacaaaagaaaacagactcatatagactctgttaACCAAGAGGGTAGCTCTGCATTCATGTGAACGACGAACGACGGTTGAATTCTTGCACTCCGTGCTAGTTTGTCCGCCTGTGTGTTctgcgttcttggtacatagatgatctcCGAGCTCTGAAATCCAGTACTAAGGGTCTTTATATCTTTCAAGTAGTTTGCAaacgctggccattcttctggttccgaaaccatcttcaccaattgagaacaatttGTTGCAAATGTGACCCGAACCTGCCGCAAATTCCGCATACATTCCATTTCCCAGATTAGTGATTCAAACTCTACATGGAGAGGTGAAGACTAGCTCTGGTGTTTCTTGCACCCTCAAACCATCAAATCCTGGTAAGGTgctataccatccttgtcccGAGAAAGTTATCATTTGCCTTCCATGAGCCATTAGAGAAGCACCATCTGCCCGGTCTCACCGGTATGGGAgccatctctctctctggtGAGccaagacgtcctgtgtgtgctgaccacAGCCCCAGAAAGTCTCGGCCTTCCCGAGAGTTCTCGAGGATCACCATTAATCTACATTACTAAATACCCTCTATTGCTTTCCACATGTACCGTCGTTCATTTCTGGGATCTTGCCACCAGAATACGGGCaccaacgtgggccaaaatcaccgtaACGGTCCACGGGAaatggtcagcgtgctgagtctaaggaccccATGCTTCAAGGACANNNNNNNNNNNNNNNNNNNNNNNNNNNNNNNNNNNNNNNNNNNNNNNNNNNNNNNNNNNNNNNNNNNNNNNNNNNNNNNNNNNNNNNNNNNNNNNNNNNNtatgctatattttttttttgacatcaacaAAAGgaaacagactcatatagactctgttaACCAGAGTTAGGGTAGCTCTGCATTCATGTGAACGACGAACGACGGTTGAATTCTTGCACTCCGTGCTAGTTTGTCCGCCTGTGTGTTctgcgttcttggtacatagatgatctcCGAGCTCTGAAATCCAGTACTAAGGGTCTTTATATCTTTCAAGTAGTTTGCAaacgctggccattcttctggttccgaaaccatcttcaccaattgagaacaatttGTTGCAAATGTGACCCGAACCTGCCGCAAATTCCGCATACATTCCATTTCCCAGATTAGTGATTCAAACTCTACATGGAGAGGTGAAAGACTAGCTCTGGTGTTTCTTGCACCCATCAAACCATCAAATCCTGGTAAGGTgctataccatccttgtcccGAGAAGTTATCATTTGCCTTCCATGAGCCATTAGAGAAGCACCATCTGCCCGGTCTCACCGGTATGGGAGCCATATCTCTCTGGTGTGCGTCATGTGACTCAGGAGTCACCTGTGCATCAGCCCACATAAAAGATTCTGTCTCGGCCTTCCCGAGAGTATCTCGAGGATCAATATCTAAATTACTAAATACCTTACTATTCCTTGCTTTCCACATGTACCAAAGTATCCACGCAAAGTGATGATCATCCATGTTTGGGATAACTCGccaaaatagatgatccatgtttgcGTAGATTGATTCCGTTGGAAAGATTGCAGGATTAGATGGAATCTTAGAGAGCGCCCATGTCTGAATTGccggtggacattcaaaaaaaacatggtttatagattccTCTGGAGCACCACATCGAGCGCAACAGATATCTCTTTGCATCCCTCTTGCCTGCAAATTTTTCCTAACCGATAGACATCCAGATAATatttgccatagaaaatgtCGTATTTTCGATGGGCATCGAGTTTTCCAGCAGAAGGACTTGAGTGAGTCTACCGTGGGTCCGTAGGTTTCTGCCTATTGATTATTGATTATAACTATTGATTATTTTGatcattaataaaatcaaaatttggtggaaaaaaaaattaaggactTGGATGGGGAAATGGATTAATAGAAACAGTTATGGCCCTTTCCTAGACTGTTGAATGGGGGCACGCTGATATGAGGGTATCACACACTAGTAGAGGCATAATCGTGGACAATGCAATCATGTTGGTTTTTGGGTTATAACGTTATTCTCAGTACTagttacatataaatataatctaAAGGTTCAACACTACAACTATACTATTAGATGCTGGAAATGTATAGTATATTCACTTCGGTTAAATTTTCACAAAGGTAATGATCATGAAGAAAATGTCCTGACACTTTGGCTAGCAGTGTGGTTACATCTCAATCTCAATGGAGCATGTCCCACTGTAGTCCATCTTTTCTTGAATTCCTTGTTAAACGTAAAAGGGAGTATACTCAATCTCAATTCTTCACAGCACAGAAAATGTGCTGATACTTTGGCTAGCAATGCCGTTAAATCTCAACCTCAATGGAATCATGTGTTGAAGTCCTTGTAAACCCAAGGGCCTATACAAATAACAGTCACCAAACTTTTGGTCATATAACATGGCAATAAAATCTTTCGGAGTTGATACTACAACAACGCTTTTAGTAATCCAAAACTCTTTTCCATCTATCAAAAAATGAAATGTAGAGATGACTCCATAAAAGGGATCCTCCAGCTGAGGCCAAGACCAAATCAAAGCCTCCTTCCCCTTCTTCCACCCTTTCTGCGAGTACTGCAGGTTGGGATTGGAGTTACATCCTCTTGagctcaaaaacaaaaacaatgttAGAGATTTGTTCACATTCTAAGATGCAATAAGCAAAAACATTTGAGATGAAaaaattgcttttttttttaccaatgcGACCAACTTTCATTCCAGAACGGGCATGGGCTCTTAGTGCAGACTGAGCATCAGGACCAGGGGTATTGGTCTTGTTACCACTCCTGTCCAAAAAACGACTACAATTACAGAAACGGTTTAATACTAAGCTTGGTAATGCATGTTCTCTCTTGCCTCCTTAGTCCTTACCTTGCATCTCTGAGCTACATCTTGTGCAGCATAAGGTGAGGACTCATCTCTATCGGCTTTCACTTATAAGTTAAAAGACAACAACAACTTATAAGTCAACACTACTGCATCGAACGATGCTCTATTTAGAAATGCTTTAAAGTTGTCATAGTGTGAAGAAACTAAAAGCAATTCATCTCAGAGAACTAGGTACTAGATATAGTTCAGCAATATGTTATTTTGGTcggaaattaaaacaaaaatgacAGAACAAGGTTGGTTACTGACAATGAAAGTGTCGTTGGATGAAGCAAAGATGtgaacaacaccaaacacttgCTCTCCATCACGAACAGCAGGACCAAGAGTCACAGTCTCTTCCTTTGGCTCTCTCGTCTTTCTCCTCGACTACAACATTTGCACCAAAACTTGCATTACACGTTTTGAAATTATCTTTAAAAACTTGACTGATTCCACACTACAACACAGTATCAGAGATTCTACCTTCCAAATAACACTAAAACTATGATAAGATTATCGTGTAATTAATTCTCTATCTTAACGATCTGCAATCACtgaatccaagaaaaaaaagaggcaACAAGCTTTGGACAAAGCTTACTACCATTGGTCACGAAAGGACGATGAAGAGAACCTAGGGTTTCTTTTTGCTTAGCTAGCGACCAAGAGTTAACTTTAATAGTCCGTTAAGTTTAAGAGTAGTAGTTTTATGGCCCCACAGGATAACTCAAGGCCAATATGTTACCATTATAAAGCATGGACTCGTCGTTGTTTTAGTATCTAAAAAACTTAGGATGAATCGTTGGAGATAATTTGCTTTTTAACATTATTCTATCATGAGGAGCACATAAGTAATAACTAGTTACGATTGAATTTGCTAttttggagaagaagagagataaaccgtaagaccatgattaacccgagTTCTTACGGTGAGGTTCTTAGCTTCGGTTAagaacagtttcttaacttttaactaagaaaaaagtaagaaccggctcttaaatctTATAACATAAAGAACAAGGCTACTCTCTTTTTAGAGCTCCACGTCATCAAATAGGAGAGCGAGAAGCTGCCACGTGTCGAAGCATCCAAACGCATCGCGTTGTTTAGTCTGTGGGTTATAGACGCTTTGTTTGTTGGGCCTTGCCATTTAGCCCATGCAATATAAGATTATACAAAACACAGAGCTTTGAGTTAGGTTTACGGTGGTTGTTTTGTTGCGTCTCCAGCTTAGATCGTTTCACTCCTTGCGCATCTGACCTTCCATCTCCTCCATCGCAAGACCTCAGAAACTGAACGAGCGTCTTTAATCCCGTCATTAATCTATCACCCACGATCTGGATTCAATGCGATATTTTGATGTGCGATGCGTTTGAGACGACTATAAGAAGGTATCTTTCGTTCTTCTCAGATACTACATCACTTCCGTTCTACATTCTTCTCGGAAAAAAGTGCTATGGCTAACGTTTTGGTTCTCCTATCCGATCTCCATTCCGGTCGCTCTTCCTCCGCCGTCGAAGTCCGCTTGCTCCGCTTCTGGGAGGCCAGAAACGTCCGCCGTAGTGGAGAACTCATGGGCGTCGACATGCTCTTACTCGACTCGCAGGTTAGGTTTTACATCCGCCATTGGTTTTGATTATCCGATTGAATCTGTACGCGTAGCCGCCGTCTTGAATCCATATTAAAAGCACGCCGATCAAATCTTTGGTTCTTGCTGATGctcataatatatttaattaattggtTCACAACTTCACTGCCTTGAGTTTACATTTGTCGGAATTATTGATGGAAGATTTCGTAGATAATTATATAAGGTTTGTCAGTTTCTTCACGTTGGCTTTTGTTGATAATTTTATAAgatttgtatataataatttttagatcTACCTTATTATGATTTGCCTTGAGTTTACATTTGTTGGATTCATTGATATAAGATTTGCGAGATAATTATATGAGGTTTGTCAGtttataattatgttatttaagattttaaaagatttgttGGATAATAATATTTAGTTCTCGCTCATTATGATCTAAATATTTGGTTACTAGGTTCACAACTTCATTGCCTTGAGTTTACATTTGTtagatttagaaaattatttgagGTTTGTCGGTTTATTCAGAGTTTTGTATAAgatttgtttagattttttttctttgttaatcaTAGTTgtgttttgtttcattttcagtCAACCATGATGCCGGCTACAGTTAATGTTAACCGTCTCGCAACACACCTGACTAATCTTGAAGAGGGTTCGGTCTACTCTCTTACAGGTTTTGAAGTCACACATTGTAACCAGAATTATCGCCTGTCAGACTCTTCTCTACTAATCCGGTTTACCGACTCCACCTCTTTCAAGAAGGTCACCGAACCAGCCGTTCCAATACCTCTTGAATCATTCCGGTTCCGTAACTACAGTGAAATGCTTGGTCTTGCTAATTCCAACAATCAATTACCGGGTAATGCTCCTCTTATTACCTCTTctgattacatatatatatatctgataGTCTTTTGCTCACAGATCTTATTGGCGAGATTACTGCTGTCAAGAGTACGGTAACTGACCCTCCTCAGGATAAGAATCGTGTCATGGCGACCATTAGGATGGACAAGTAAGTTTTTATGAGCTTCAGTATCTTCACAGTTGTTTTGTCTTCTTACTGTTCAGTTTCCAAAATTGCAGTGACACGTCTGTGACTATGAGCCTCTTTGACGCTCAGGCTGTTAAGATTCATAATCAGCTAGAACAGATAGGAGTGGATCCAAGGGTTGTTGTTGCAACCAGTGTGAACCCAAAGATTGTGGGAGGTAAGCAACCAGTGTGATACAAACATGTCTAGCCCTGAAATGATGTTGATATCATTCATACTCGACTTATAATGCAGGGCGTCTGTTTTTGAACGCCACATCCGGCACACACATCTATTTCGACAAGCAAACAGATGCAGGGGAACGATTGTTTTACAGGTATCAGTTTGCGTGCCATTGCTTTCAAACATCTTGATTGTAGTATTTTCTGAACTGTGCATGGGAGTGCCTAAGGACATTGTTATCTTCGTAAACAGGTTGGTTGAGCGAGACACTGGACTCCCGCCAGTAGCTCCGCTGCTAAAGAGTTATGCTAAGGTGGAGAAGCTGAGTATATCTGAGCTCAATGATTTTGTCGTCACTGCTACGTCTCAGGTTTGTTAGCATGATTGTCATGACCCATATCGAATGTGATTTAGAATTCTTAATCTGACTTTATAACAATGCAGGAAATTGATTTCATTTGCGCCGGAAAGGTGACTGGAGTGAAATTGGACAAGGGGTGGTGCTATGTTTCCTGTTCAAAATGTTTCAAGAAACTCCAACGGTCTGTCTCATCTCTCACGTGTATGTCTTGCAACAACACCAGTGCAGTTGGTGTTCTTCGGTATGTACTTACCCTAAGCGGCTTAATCATCTACGCTGAACTAACTGTgtgatttgaaaattttatatgcACTAGATACCGTGTGGAGATGTCAATCGCAGACGAGACTGGTGAAGGTTTGTTTGTTGCGTTTGATGGAGTTATTGCGAAGCTCCATAACATGAGGGCCCATGAAGCTGCCAACCTCTTGGTACGTTATTTTATAAGGTGCTTTAATTGTCGGTTGAATATATACTTAGTGAACCGTACCATTGTAAATGCAGGCCGGTGATGATGTCAACCCCGAAGAAACTGATGCTCCTCCGTTTGTTCGAGACATGGAGGGAAAGTCATACACGTTC
Protein-coding regions in this window:
- the LOC125585336 gene encoding uncharacterized protein LOC125585336, which encodes MANVLVLLSDLHSGRSSSAVEVRLLRFWEARNVRRSGELMGVDMLLLDSQSTMMPATVNVNRLATHLTNLEEGSVYSLTGFEVTHCNQNYRLSDSSLLIRFTDSTSFKKVTEPAVPIPLESFRFRNYSEMLGLANSNNQLPDLIGEITAVKSTVTDPPQDKNRVMATIRMDNDTSVTMSLFDAQAVKIHNQLEQIGVDPRVVVATSVNPKIVGGRLFLNATSGTHIYFDKQTDAGERLFYRLVERDTGLPPVAPLLKSYAKVEKLSISELNDFVVTATSQEIDFICAGKVTGVKLDKGWCYVSCSKCFKKLQRSVSSLTCMSCNNTSAVGVLRYRVEMSIADETGEGLFVAFDGVIAKLHNMRAHEAANLLAGDDVNPEETDAPPFVRDMEGKSYTFQVKVGPYNFTANHQSFTISRILGEGERAPQPEFVEDGGDDDNGDDNDGAGLVRRKMKDGGCSKSAGPSAKSKKARKA